A section of the Burkholderia mallei ATCC 23344 genome encodes:
- a CDS encoding RNA methyltransferase yields MESQQKPSAPPSGAATSRPARTARGGFTSTRFVLVEPSHPGNVGAAARALKTMGFSRLVLVAPRVPRVQSDPEALAMASGADDVLASAHVVPTLADALNGVQWSLALTARSREYGPPRLAPRAAAASALQQVRTGDIALVFGNERTGLSNEHVERCSAIAHIPANPAYSSLNLAQAVQVLAYELRVALLEDDEAAVPPDAALGTLAQSDEIERMFVHLENALIALDFLDPRNPKKLMPRLRRLFARTGLEREEVNIVRGIAKHILLKAGGANARAGASGEGNGNGESATGDADYSGRDVSRDD; encoded by the coding sequence TTGGAATCTCAGCAGAAACCGTCCGCGCCGCCTTCCGGCGCGGCCACATCCCGTCCGGCGCGGACCGCGCGCGGCGGATTCACGTCGACGCGCTTCGTGCTCGTCGAGCCGAGCCACCCCGGCAACGTCGGCGCGGCGGCGCGCGCGCTGAAGACGATGGGGTTTTCCCGCCTCGTGCTCGTCGCGCCGCGCGTGCCGCGCGTGCAGAGCGATCCGGAGGCGCTCGCGATGGCGAGCGGCGCCGACGATGTGCTCGCGTCCGCGCACGTCGTGCCGACGCTCGCCGACGCGCTGAACGGCGTGCAGTGGTCGCTCGCGCTCACCGCGCGTTCGCGCGAGTACGGCCCGCCGCGGCTCGCGCCCCGCGCGGCCGCCGCGAGCGCGCTTCAGCAGGTGCGCACGGGCGATATCGCGCTCGTGTTCGGCAACGAACGCACCGGCCTGTCGAACGAGCACGTCGAGCGCTGCAGCGCGATCGCGCACATTCCGGCGAACCCCGCATACAGTTCGCTCAACCTCGCGCAGGCGGTGCAGGTGCTCGCGTACGAGCTGCGCGTCGCGCTGCTCGAAGACGACGAGGCGGCGGTGCCGCCGGACGCCGCGCTCGGCACGCTCGCGCAAAGCGACGAGATCGAGCGGATGTTCGTCCATCTGGAAAATGCGCTGATCGCGCTCGATTTCCTCGATCCGCGCAATCCGAAGAAGCTGATGCCGCGGCTGCGGCGGCTCTTCGCGCGAACGGGGCTCGAACGCGAAGAAGTGAACATCGTTCGAGGCATCGCGAAGCACATCCTGCTGAAGGCGGGCGGGGCGAACGCGCGCGCGGGCGCTTCGGGCGAGGGCAACGGCAACGGCGAAAGCGCCACCGGCGACGCGGACTATTCGGGTCGCGACGTCAGCCGAGACGACTGA
- a CDS encoding inositol monophosphatase family protein, whose protein sequence is MHPMLNIAVKAARRAGQIINRASLDLDLIEIRKKQQNDFVTEVDKAAEDAIIETLKTAYPDHAILAEESGESGDASEFQWIIDPLDGTTNFIHGFPYYCVSIALAHKGVVTQAVVYDPNHNDLFTATRGRGAYLNDRRIRVGRRDRLADALIGTGFPFREKDGLDAYSRLFTEMTQACTGLRRPGAAALDLANVAAGRLDGFFEQGINVWDVAAGSLLITEAGGLVGNYTGDADFLHRREIVAANPKVYAQMIPILSRYTHTRPASE, encoded by the coding sequence ATGCATCCCATGCTCAACATCGCTGTCAAGGCGGCTCGCCGCGCCGGACAGATCATCAATCGCGCATCGCTCGACCTCGATCTGATCGAGATCCGCAAGAAGCAGCAGAACGATTTCGTGACGGAAGTCGACAAGGCGGCGGAAGACGCGATCATCGAAACGCTGAAGACCGCTTATCCCGATCATGCGATCCTCGCCGAAGAATCCGGCGAATCGGGCGACGCATCCGAATTCCAGTGGATCATCGATCCGCTCGACGGCACGACGAACTTCATTCACGGCTTTCCGTACTACTGCGTGTCGATCGCGCTTGCGCACAAGGGCGTCGTCACGCAGGCGGTGGTCTACGATCCGAACCACAACGACCTCTTCACCGCGACGCGCGGCCGCGGCGCCTACCTGAACGACCGGCGCATCCGCGTCGGCCGGCGCGACCGCCTCGCGGACGCGCTGATCGGCACGGGCTTTCCGTTCCGCGAAAAAGACGGCCTCGATGCCTACTCGCGCCTCTTCACCGAGATGACGCAGGCGTGCACCGGGCTGCGCCGCCCGGGCGCGGCGGCGCTCGATCTCGCGAACGTCGCGGCGGGCCGCCTCGACGGCTTCTTCGAACAGGGCATCAACGTGTGGGACGTCGCGGCGGGTAGCCTGCTCATCACCGAGGCGGGCGGCCTCGTGGGCAACTACACGGGCGACGCCGATTTCCTGCACCGGCGCGAGATCGTCGCCGCGAATCCGAAGGTCTACGCGCAGATGATTCCGATCCTGAGCCGCTATACGCATACGCGGCCGGCGAGCGAATGA
- a CDS encoding peptidylprolyl isomerase has protein sequence MKRLLLALGSAALLATAPAFAQSAATHPVVQLKTTQGDIRVELYPEKAPKTVANFLDYVKAGQYNGTIFHRVIKGFMIQGGGYKTNFDEKPTRAPIPLESKNGLKNATGTIAMARTSDPNSATAQFFINTVDNAGLDYPNPDGNGYAVFGKVVSGLDVVKKIEATPTTVRGPMRDVPEKPIVIESATIVSK, from the coding sequence ATGAAACGTCTGTTGCTGGCGCTCGGCAGCGCCGCCCTCCTCGCGACCGCCCCCGCGTTCGCGCAATCGGCCGCGACGCACCCCGTCGTGCAGCTGAAGACCACGCAGGGCGACATCCGCGTCGAGCTGTATCCTGAGAAGGCGCCGAAGACCGTCGCCAACTTCCTTGATTACGTGAAGGCGGGCCAGTACAACGGCACGATCTTCCATCGCGTGATCAAGGGCTTCATGATCCAGGGCGGCGGCTACAAGACGAACTTCGACGAGAAGCCGACCCGCGCGCCGATCCCGCTCGAGAGCAAGAACGGGCTGAAGAACGCGACGGGCACGATCGCGATGGCGCGCACGAGCGATCCGAACTCGGCCACCGCGCAATTCTTCATCAACACCGTCGACAACGCGGGCCTCGACTATCCGAACCCGGACGGCAACGGCTACGCGGTGTTCGGCAAGGTCGTGTCGGGCCTGGACGTCGTGAAGAAGATCGAGGCTACCCCGACGACGGTGCGCGGCCCGATGCGCGACGTGCCGGAAAAGCCGATCGTGATCGAATCGGCGACGATCGTCTCGAAATAA
- a CDS encoding peptidylprolyl isomerase — protein MVELHTNHGVIKLELDEAKAPKTVENFLNYVKKGHYDGTIFHRVINGFMIQGGGFEPGLKQKPTDAPIANEANNGLKNDTYTIAMARTNDPHSATAQFFINVNDNEFLNHSSPTPQGWGYAVFGKVVEGQDIVDKIKAVKTGSKGFHQDVPNDDVVIEKAVVV, from the coding sequence ATGGTCGAACTGCATACGAACCACGGCGTCATCAAGCTCGAACTCGACGAAGCGAAGGCGCCGAAGACGGTCGAGAACTTCCTGAACTACGTGAAGAAGGGCCACTACGACGGCACGATCTTCCATCGCGTGATCAACGGTTTCATGATCCAGGGCGGCGGCTTCGAGCCGGGCCTGAAGCAAAAGCCGACCGACGCGCCGATCGCGAACGAAGCGAACAACGGCCTGAAGAACGACACGTATACGATCGCGATGGCGCGCACGAACGATCCGCACTCGGCGACCGCGCAGTTCTTCATCAACGTGAACGACAACGAATTCCTGAACCACTCGTCGCCGACCCCACAGGGCTGGGGCTACGCGGTGTTCGGCAAGGTCGTCGAAGGCCAGGACATCGTCGACAAGATCAAGGCCGTCAAGACGGGCAGCAAGGGCTTCCATCAGGACGTGCCGAACGACGACGTCGTGATCGAGAAGGCCGTCGTGGTCTGA
- a CDS encoding tetratricopeptide repeat protein yields MKPSRGRAPSAATLVATAAVSAALALLPGAAALAQKAPAPTDGTPEIDASITNRNWAQALAQLDARIASNPRDVQAQFKRGTVLARLNRDDDAIKQFVELTQAYPELPEPYNNLAALYAKHGRYDDARSALVTATHANPNYGLAYENLGDLYLRLAAESYKRAQSLGRTTGASAQRLSDLQKIIAPPKTRAAAAPAPAARDYSARAAANVTTTTLPLSPTFQFGGPSGMLAMPPYAAPSQ; encoded by the coding sequence ATGAAACCTTCCCGCGGCCGCGCGCCGAGCGCTGCGACCCTTGTTGCGACCGCCGCCGTGAGCGCCGCGCTCGCGCTCCTTCCGGGCGCGGCGGCCCTTGCGCAGAAAGCGCCCGCCCCCACCGACGGCACGCCGGAAATCGACGCGTCGATCACGAATCGCAACTGGGCGCAGGCGCTCGCGCAGCTCGACGCGCGCATCGCGTCGAACCCGCGCGACGTGCAGGCGCAGTTCAAGCGCGGCACCGTGCTCGCACGGCTGAACCGCGACGACGACGCGATCAAGCAGTTCGTCGAGCTGACGCAAGCCTATCCGGAACTGCCGGAACCCTACAACAACCTGGCGGCGCTCTACGCGAAGCACGGCCGCTACGACGACGCGCGCAGCGCGCTCGTCACGGCGACGCACGCGAACCCGAACTACGGGCTTGCGTACGAGAACCTCGGCGATCTCTACCTGCGCCTCGCGGCCGAATCGTACAAGCGCGCGCAGTCGCTCGGCCGCACGACGGGCGCGAGCGCGCAACGCCTGTCGGATCTGCAGAAGATCATCGCGCCGCCGAAGACGAGGGCGGCCGCCGCGCCGGCCCCGGCCGCGCGCGACTATTCGGCGCGAGCCGCCGCGAACGTGACGACCACCACGCTGCCGCTGTCCCCGACGTTCCAGTTCGGCGGCCCGAGCGGCATGCTCGCGATGCCGCCTTACGCCGCGCCGTCACAATGA
- the cysE gene encoding serine O-acetyltransferase, with the protein MFTRLREDVATIRERDPAARSAWEVLTCYPGLHALVFHRLAHACWRSGWRWLGRFVSQLGRFLTGIEIHPGATLGRRVFIDHGMGVVIGETAVIGDDCTIYQGVTLGGTSLARGAKRHPTLERGVIVGAGAKVLGGFTVGAGAKIGSNAVVVKPVPAGGTAVGNPARVVVPAEAKRTPERTAFCAYGITPNADDPMSLAIHGLIDHAAKEAQRVDEIVVALERLGAHLDALQGTDGARLDLRRLSAAFEGRALDGGTAAER; encoded by the coding sequence ATGTTCACGAGACTTCGCGAAGACGTCGCCACGATCCGCGAGCGCGATCCCGCCGCCCGCAGCGCCTGGGAAGTGCTCACGTGCTATCCGGGATTGCACGCGCTCGTGTTTCACCGGCTCGCGCACGCGTGCTGGCGTTCGGGCTGGCGCTGGCTCGGCCGTTTCGTGTCGCAGCTCGGCCGTTTCCTGACCGGCATCGAAATCCATCCGGGCGCGACGCTTGGCCGACGCGTGTTCATCGATCACGGCATGGGCGTCGTGATCGGGGAGACGGCCGTCATCGGCGACGACTGCACGATCTACCAGGGCGTGACGCTCGGCGGCACGTCGCTCGCGCGCGGCGCGAAGCGTCACCCGACGCTCGAGCGCGGCGTGATCGTCGGCGCGGGTGCAAAGGTGCTGGGTGGCTTCACGGTGGGCGCGGGCGCGAAGATCGGCTCGAACGCTGTCGTCGTGAAGCCCGTGCCGGCGGGCGGCACCGCGGTCGGCAACCCGGCGCGGGTCGTGGTGCCCGCCGAGGCGAAGCGTACGCCCGAGCGCACCGCGTTCTGCGCATATGGGATCACGCCGAACGCCGACGATCCGATGTCGCTCGCGATTCACGGCCTCATCGATCATGCGGCAAAGGAGGCGCAGCGCGTCGACGAAATCGTCGTCGCGCTCGAGCGTCTCGGCGCGCACCTGGATGCCCTGCAGGGCACGGACGGCGCGCGGCTCGACTTGCGCCGCCTGTCCGCTGCGTTCGAGGGGCGCGCGCTCGACGGGGGGACGGCGGCCGAGCGCTGA
- the mutS gene encoding DNA mismatch repair protein MutS has translation MATQIDASSEAAAATAAAQHTPMMQQYLRIKSEHPDTLVFYRMGDFYELFFEDAEKAARLLDLTLTQRGASAGTPIKMAGVPHHAVEQYLAKLVKFGESAAICEQIGDPATSKGPVERKVVRVVTPGTLTDAALLSDKSDVFLLALCVGHNKRGVASNIGLAWLNLASGALRLAELAPDQLGAALERIRPAEILAADGTIESVPAGMGAITRVPAWHFDIASGTQRLCDQLEVASLDGFGAQALTSANGAAGALLIYAAATQGQQLRHVRSLKVENESEYIGLDPSTRRNLELTETLRGTESPTLYSLLDTCCTAMGSRLLRHWLHHPPRASVAAQARHQAIGALLDAPPNAGLDSLRSALRQIADVERITGRLALLSARPRDLSSLRDTFAALPALRERVAEIASNAAALGRLEAALEPPPGCLDLLTRAIAAEPAAMVRDGGVIARGYDAELDELRDISENCGQFLIDLETRERARTGISNLRVEYNKVHGFYIEVTRGQTDKVPDDYRRRQTLKNAERYITPELKTFEDKALSAQERALARERALYDGVLQALLPHIEGCQRVASGLAELDLLAAFAERARTLDWVAPEFTDEIGIEIDQGRHPVVEAQVEQFIANDCALNPERKLLLITGPNMGGKSTFMRQTALIALMAYVGSYVPAKAARFGPIDRIFTRIGAADDLAGGRSTFMVEMTEAAAILNDATPHSLVLMDEIGRGTSTFDGLALAWAIARHLLSHNRCYTLFATHYFELTQLPAEFPQAANVHLSAVEHGHGIVFLHAVEEGPANQSYGLQVAQLAGVPAPVIRAARKHLAHLEQQSAAQATPQLDLFAAPPVVDEPECNEPPAAATPHPALERLLELDPDDLKPRDALDLLYELHTLARSGPADAQR, from the coding sequence ATGGCCACCCAAATCGACGCCTCCTCCGAAGCAGCAGCGGCTACGGCCGCCGCGCAGCACACGCCGATGATGCAGCAGTACCTACGCATCAAGTCGGAGCACCCCGACACGCTCGTGTTCTACCGGATGGGCGACTTCTACGAGCTCTTCTTCGAAGACGCGGAAAAAGCCGCGCGTCTGCTCGACCTGACGCTCACGCAACGCGGCGCATCCGCCGGCACGCCGATCAAGATGGCGGGCGTGCCGCATCACGCGGTCGAGCAATACCTCGCGAAGCTCGTGAAATTCGGCGAATCGGCGGCGATCTGCGAACAGATCGGCGACCCCGCGACGTCGAAAGGCCCCGTCGAGCGCAAGGTCGTGCGCGTCGTGACGCCGGGCACGCTGACCGACGCCGCGCTGCTGTCCGACAAGAGCGACGTGTTTCTGCTCGCGCTGTGCGTCGGCCACAACAAACGCGGCGTCGCGTCGAACATCGGCCTCGCCTGGCTCAATCTCGCGAGCGGCGCGCTGCGGCTCGCCGAGCTCGCGCCGGATCAGCTCGGCGCGGCGCTCGAGCGCATCCGGCCCGCCGAGATTCTCGCGGCCGACGGCACGATCGAATCGGTGCCGGCCGGCATGGGCGCGATCACGCGCGTGCCCGCGTGGCACTTCGATATCGCGTCGGGCACGCAGCGCCTCTGCGATCAGCTCGAAGTCGCGAGCCTCGACGGCTTCGGCGCGCAAGCACTCACGAGCGCGAACGGCGCGGCGGGCGCGCTGCTGATCTACGCAGCGGCCACGCAGGGCCAGCAGCTTCGCCACGTGCGCAGCCTCAAGGTCGAAAACGAATCCGAATACATCGGGCTCGATCCGTCGACGCGGCGCAATCTCGAGCTCACCGAGACGCTGCGCGGCACCGAATCGCCGACGCTCTATTCGCTGCTCGACACCTGCTGCACCGCGATGGGCAGCCGCCTGTTGCGCCATTGGCTGCATCATCCGCCGCGCGCGTCGGTCGCCGCGCAGGCGCGCCATCAGGCAATCGGCGCGCTGCTCGACGCCCCCCCGAACGCCGGCCTCGACAGCCTGCGCTCGGCGCTGCGGCAAATCGCCGACGTCGAGCGGATCACCGGCCGCCTCGCGCTGCTATCCGCGCGGCCACGCGATCTGTCCAGCCTGCGCGACACGTTCGCCGCCCTGCCCGCGCTGCGCGAGCGCGTTGCCGAGATCGCATCGAACGCGGCCGCGCTCGGCCGCCTCGAAGCCGCGCTCGAGCCGCCGCCCGGTTGCCTCGATCTGCTCACGCGCGCCATCGCGGCCGAGCCGGCGGCGATGGTGCGCGACGGCGGCGTGATCGCCCGAGGCTACGACGCCGAGCTCGACGAGTTGCGCGACATTTCGGAGAACTGCGGCCAGTTCCTGATCGATCTCGAAACGCGCGAGCGCGCACGCACCGGCATTTCGAACCTGCGCGTCGAGTACAACAAGGTCCACGGTTTCTATATCGAAGTCACGCGCGGCCAGACCGACAAGGTGCCCGACGACTACCGCCGCCGCCAGACGCTCAAGAACGCCGAGCGCTACATCACGCCCGAGCTGAAGACGTTCGAGGACAAGGCGCTGTCCGCGCAGGAACGCGCGCTCGCTCGCGAACGCGCGCTGTACGACGGCGTGCTGCAAGCGCTCCTGCCCCATATCGAGGGTTGCCAGCGCGTCGCAAGCGGCCTCGCCGAACTCGATCTGCTCGCGGCGTTCGCCGAGCGCGCCCGCACGCTCGACTGGGTGGCGCCGGAATTCACCGACGAGATCGGCATCGAAATCGATCAGGGCCGCCATCCGGTCGTCGAGGCACAGGTCGAGCAATTCATCGCGAACGATTGCGCCCTGAACCCCGAGCGAAAGCTGCTCCTCATCACCGGCCCGAACATGGGCGGTAAATCGACGTTCATGCGTCAGACCGCGCTCATCGCGCTGATGGCGTACGTCGGCAGCTACGTGCCGGCGAAAGCCGCGCGCTTCGGCCCCATCGACCGCATCTTCACGCGCATCGGCGCGGCGGACGACCTCGCGGGCGGCCGCTCGACGTTCATGGTCGAAATGACGGAGGCCGCCGCGATCCTGAACGACGCAACGCCGCACAGCCTCGTGCTGATGGACGAAATCGGCCGCGGCACATCGACGTTCGACGGCCTCGCGCTCGCCTGGGCGATCGCACGCCATCTGCTGTCGCACAACCGCTGCTACACGCTGTTCGCGACGCACTACTTCGAGCTCACGCAACTGCCGGCGGAATTCCCGCAGGCGGCGAACGTGCATCTGTCCGCCGTCGAGCACGGTCACGGCATCGTATTCCTGCATGCGGTCGAGGAAGGGCCGGCGAATCAGAGCTACGGCCTGCAGGTCGCGCAGTTGGCGGGGGTTCCCGCGCCGGTGATTCGCGCCGCGCGCAAGCATCTCGCGCACCTCGAACAGCAGTCCGCCGCCCAGGCGACGCCGCAGCTCGATCTCTTCGCCGCACCACCGGTCGTCGACGAGCCGGAATGCAACGAGCCCCCCGCCGCCGCGACGCCGCACCCCGCGCTCGAGCGCCTGCTCGAGCTCGATCCGGACGACTTGAAACCGCGCGACGCGCTCGATCTGCTTTACGAACTTCACACACTCGCCCGCTCGGGCCCGGCGGATGCGCAACGCTGA
- a CDS encoding UDP-2,3-diacylglucosamine diphosphatase: protein MLQETPPRSVFAGVPGERGLAHAARPFLFVSDLHLSDAIPHTVAAFERFVRVTADSADSVFILGDLFEYWIGDDILEHDPFAARMAALLHTFSERGIALYVMHGNRDFLLGKRFMKAAGALLIPDPSVIVAFGNRIVLAHGDAQCTADRGYQWFRRFARNGVAQRLFLAWPFAWRRALAQRMRASSETGRMRPASPRYDVTRKGVAALLRRSGARTIIHGHTHKPARHVEADGVRWVLPDWELDHGLRRGGYLRVDAEGIRALPLD from the coding sequence ATGTTGCAGGAGACACCGCCACGAAGCGTGTTTGCGGGCGTGCCCGGCGAGCGCGGGCTCGCGCATGCGGCGCGCCCGTTCCTGTTCGTCTCCGATCTGCACCTGAGCGACGCGATCCCGCATACGGTCGCCGCGTTCGAGCGCTTCGTACGCGTGACGGCCGACAGCGCGGATTCGGTGTTCATCCTCGGCGATCTGTTCGAATACTGGATCGGCGACGATATCCTCGAGCACGATCCGTTCGCCGCGCGGATGGCCGCGCTGCTGCACACGTTCTCCGAGCGCGGCATCGCGCTCTACGTAATGCACGGCAATCGCGACTTCCTGCTCGGCAAGCGCTTCATGAAAGCGGCGGGCGCGCTCCTCATTCCGGATCCGTCCGTCATCGTCGCGTTCGGCAACCGCATCGTGCTCGCGCATGGCGACGCGCAATGCACGGCCGATCGCGGCTACCAGTGGTTTCGCCGCTTCGCGCGCAACGGCGTCGCGCAGCGGCTCTTTCTCGCGTGGCCGTTCGCGTGGCGCCGCGCGCTCGCGCAGCGGATGCGCGCGTCGAGCGAAACCGGCCGGATGCGCCCCGCTTCGCCGCGCTACGACGTGACGCGCAAAGGCGTTGCCGCGCTCTTGCGGCGCAGCGGCGCGCGCACGATCATCCACGGCCACACGCACAAGCCGGCGCGGCATGTCGAGGCAGACGGCGTGCGCTGGGTATTGCCCGATTGGGAGCTCGACCACGGCCTGCGACGCGGCGGTTATCTGCGCGTCGACGCGGAAGGAATACGCGCGCTGCCGCTCGATTGA